The Hymenobacter swuensis DY53 genome includes the window TCCATGCCATCCTTTACCGGAATATTGATGTCCATTAGTACGCAATCAATGGGTTGGCTCTCAATCTGTTTGATAACCTCGCCGCCATTTTTGGCCGACACGATGCGGTACTTCTGGAGTTCAAGAATCTTCTTGGTCAGGTTCAGGATAACGGAGCTGTCCTCAGCAATCAGAATCGTTTTAGAATCGGCCATGGGGAGGGAGAGTATGAGGGAGGGAGAGGTGAAGGTTGTGGTTAGGTTGAGGGAGGCAATATGCGGGGCTCATGCACTGGTAACGTTAAGGAGCCTGCGTAAGGACGGGATATGCAGCCTTAAATTGTGCAAAAAAACCAAGTAATTGTTGAAATGATTCCGGAGCCGTTTCCGTACGGCCGTTTTTCAACTCATGTTCCAGGTCTTTCGCACTTTCCGCCACGTTCCGAATGCCCAGTGTGAATCCGGTGCCTTTCAACTGGTGCAAATGTGGTAAAATCTGTTCGTACTGCCCAGCGGCCACCAGCGCCGAGGCTTCGGCTAGTACTTCGCCGGCTTCCTGTTCGAAATCGGCGTAGAGCTGGGCCGCAAACTCGCCACCGCCCAGTTGGCGCAACTGCTCCACCACATCAAGATCAATGCAATCGGCGGGGGCGGGGGCTAGGACCGGTTCGGTGGTGGCAGGGGTGGCGGCGGTGCTTTTAAGCGAGTCGGCCAGGGGCGGACCGGCCATCCAGCGGCGCAGAATGGTGTACAGGTCCTGGCTCTTCACGGGCTTCGAAACGTAGTCGTCCATGCCCTGCTGCACAAACCGCTCGGCATCTTCTTTCATGGAGTAGGCCGTCATGGCCACAATGGGTGGACAGGCAGCACCGAGGCGCTGCCGAATTTCCTTCATGGCCGTCACGCCGTCCATTTCCGGCATCTGGATATCCATGAAAATCAGGTCGTAGCGCGCCGTGGGAGCAGTGGCCCGGCTGATAGCTTCAAATCCATCGGAGGCAATAACAATGTCGCAGCCCAGCTTATCGAGCAGGCGGGTGGCCACTTTTTGGTTGATGGGGTTGTCATCAACGAGCAGGATGCGCGGCATTGATTCGAAGCGAACTACTTCCTGTGGCCGCTCCCGGGCAGTGAGGCGCTCCTGCACAATTTCAGCCTCATTGAGGGCGACCCGGCACTGCATTGTAAACCAGAACGTGGAGCCTTCGCCCACGTTGGAATACACCCCGATTTCGCCGCCCAGCAATTCGGCCAGCTGCTTGCTGATGGCTAGGCCCAGCCCGGTACCACCGAAGGCTTTGGTGGGGGTAGTGTCGAGCTGAGTGAAGTTGGTAAAGAGCAGTTTCTCGTTGTCTTCGGAAATGCCAATGCCCGAATCTTGTACAGCAAAACGCAGCAAATGCTCCTCCCCATCCGTCACCGTAGACGAAACCACGATGCTGACGGTGCCCTGGGCGGTGAATTTGATGGCGTTGGAGGTGAGGTTGCTCAGAATCTGCAGCAGCCGGGTTTCATCGGTAATGATGAAGCGCGGCGTGTGGGATGCAATGTGGTAAGTGAAGGTGAGGTGCTTCTGGTTGGCGCGGTTGGCAAACAGGGAGTGAATCTTATCCAGCGTATAGTGCAGGTCGATGCCCGACTCGCTGAGCTGGAGCTTACCGGCCTGAATCTTGGACAGATCCAGAATATCGTTCAGGATGGCCATCAGCGCATCCGACGACTTGCGCAGCGTATCCACGTACTCCTCCTGCTCCTCCGAGGAAACCGTCTGGTGCAGCAGGTCAATCATCCCAATGATGCCGTTCATGGGCGTGCGCAGCTCGTGGCTCATGTTGGCCAGGAACAGCGTTTTGGCCTCCAGGGCCTGCTCGGCGGCTTCCTTGGCCCGGCGCAGGTCGCTTTGCATCTGCTTGAGGCCCGTAATGTCGCGCGCAATGCCCTCGGTGCCGCCTTCTCCGTCGCCGGGTACCTGACGGGCATTCACCAGCACGCTCACCGAGTGGCCTTCCTTGTGGCGCATGGCAATTTCGAAGTTGCGGGCCTCTCCGTTCCGGCGCACTTCTTCCAGCAGCGTAGCTCGTTCCAATGGGTACAGGTAATAGTCGCCGATGTAGTGGCCAATGGCCTCTTCGGGCGTGTAACCGAGCATGTCCAGCACCGAGGGGCTGAGCAGCGTAATAATGCCGCGCCCATCGGTGCGGTAGTATACGTCCTGAAACGATTCGAAAATGGCCCGAAACTTCTCTTCCTGGGCCACCAGCTCCAACTGGCTGCGCTTCTGGTCGGTGATGTCGTGGGCAATACCTGAAATTTCCTCGAACGAACCGTCGTCGAGGTAAATGGGGTTGAGGTAGATTTCGCGCCAGGTATCGAGGCCCCGGGCGTCGCGCAGGCGCACTTCAAACCGCTGCGGATGGCCCTGGAAGGCCTTGCGGTAGTTGTGAATGAAGGCCTCCCGGGCGTCCTGCTCCATTAAAGCCACATCAGCCTGCCAGAGGTTGATGTTCAGGGCCGGGTACACACCATTGCGCCGCAGGAAATAGGCCGCGTAGTTGCGGTTGAACGACGAAAGCCGGGAGTGGGTATCCACCGACCACATGAGGTGGGAGCCGCTCTCGAAGATGGCGTTCAGGCGGGCATTCTGCTTCTGAATCTGGACTTCGTTGCGCTTGCGCTCAATGGCTAGAGCCACCTGGTTGGAAATGAAGTGCAGAATCTCAATGTCGGTGGGCGCGTAGGCGTCGGCCTTCTGGTAGTCCTGCACCGCAATAACCCCGATAATTCGCTCCCCGATACTCAGCGGCGAGCAAAGCATCACCTCCGGCATCAGCCCATAAGCCGTAATGGTGCCGTTGCTGATGAGTTCCTGCAACTCCTCGCGCAGCAGATACTGCGGCCGGCCCGTCCGGATGATGTACTCCGATACACCCGAGGAAAAGGGCCGCGCCATAATACTTTGGTCGCCCTGGGAGTTCTGGTCCACGAAGTAGGCAAACTGGAGCTGGGTACGGGCCTCGTCGCAGAGGGCAATGTAGAAATTGTTGGTTTCGATGATCTTGCTCAGCTCCCGGTGAATGGCCCCGTAGAGGGAGTGCAGATCCTTGGAGCTAATAGCCAGGTTGGCAATGCTATAGTATACCTTCTGCAGCCGCTCGGCCTTAATGCGGTCCGTAATGTCATGTAGAATGGCGCGGGTGCTTACTGGCTCGTTGTCCTGCCAGGAGCACGAAATGGAGCCGATCAAATGAACCGGTTTGCCCGATTTGGTCAGGAACACGGTTTCCAGCTTGTTCACCTTCTCGCCCTTGTACAGGTTGCGCAGCTGGTAGAGTAGCTTGGCCTTGTAATAAGGATGCACCACGTCGGAAAGCGTGAGGTGGGGCAGGTCGGCGTCCTCGTAGCCCAGCTTCTCCTTCCAGGCCTTGTTCACGAACAGGAAGCGGTTGTCCACGCTCAAGTTCTGAATCAGGTCGTGGGCATTGTCGAGGAAGTCCTGGAGGCGGTTGCGGTTATCCGTGAGGGCGCGCACAGCTACCTGCTTATCCGTAATATCCCGTCCCACAAACAGGATACCGTTAATCTGGTCCGTGGCGTCTCGCTCAAATTCAGAGTGCCAGAAGAACGTGCGGCCCTGGCCAGAAACCGTGAGCAGGGAGCGTTCAAAGAAATCCTGTAGCTGTTCTTGCTCAATAGCGCGGTGAAAGGCAAACCGACGTGGCTCCTGCTCGGCCTGGGGCGCGAACAAGGTGAAATAATCGCGCCCAATAAGCGTGGCCGCCGGCCGGCCGGTCACTTCGCTGAAATACTCATTCACATCCTGAATCCGGGCGTCCCGATCCAGCAGCAGATAGCACATGCCGGCCCGACTAAGGACGTCGCGGAACTGTCCACGCGAGAAATTGCTCAGGTTGGCAGAAACTTCAGGGGGGAGCGGAGGGCTGGAAGCCGGAGTGGGGTGAACGTACTGCACAATGTCGCGCAGAGTCAACAGGATCAGTGGGTTTTGTCCGGTGCTGAGCCGGTTGATGGTGGCCCAGGCTTCCAAGCCCAGTCCATCGGAACGGTGCCCGCTCCAGCGCATGGATTTTGCTTCGCCCGTACGGCCACAGTCCATCAGTTGCTCCCGCAGGTGCAGCTCAGAGGTGAGTTGAGTAGGGGAGGCTGGTTCAGGAACAAGGGCAAATGCCATCAGGCCCGTACCCAGCAGCATAGGGCGCGTAGTGCCCAGGTAATGCACCACGCGGTGGTTACAGTCGACGAGCGTGCCGGTAGAATCATAGAGTAACAGGCCATCGAAGGACTCTTCGAACAGGGCCCGGTACACCTCGGGGGCCAGGCTGGAGCCGTGGGAGGGCACGGCGGCCGATGTACTCGGAAAGGTAGACATGGGTATAGCGGGCTGCGCCGGGCCGGCTCTTTTTGAGAGGGGCACCGAATGAAGTTCTTAAATTTGCGACAATTCCTGAAACTACCGCTTTTCCCGCCCTGGGAAGTTCTCCGCTCACTGTGCCGCCACGTCTGGTTTTTACCGTCACCACCGACCTCAACTACGACCAGCGGATGCAGCGCATCTGCGGCTCGCTGGCCCAGGCTGGCTATGAGGTGCTGCTGATTGGCCGGGAGTGGCCCGCCTCGCAGCCACTCACACCCCAGCCATACCGCCAGCAGCGGCTGCGCTGCTGGTGCAATAAGGGTAAGCTGTTTTACCTGGAGTACAACCTGCGGCTGCTACGGTTTCTGCTGGGGCAGCGTGCCGCCGCCTGGTGTGCCATTGACCTAGATACGGCCCTGCCAGTGTGGCTCCGGGCCCTGCTGGCCGGCCAACCGTTCGTGTATGATGCTCATGAGCTGTTCACGGAAGTACCGGAGGTAGTGGCCCGCCCGCAGGTGCAGCGTATCTGGCGCGCCATCGAAGATTTCATTGTGCCCCGGGCTGCCTTGGTGTATACCGTAGGGCCAGCCCTGGCCCGGGTGTTTGAGCAGCGCCACGGCCGGCCGGTAGCGGTGGTACGCAACATCAGTCGGCTAAGTGCCGAGGCGTTACTGCCCGCGCCCCTCGCTACACCCGAAGGCGGCTTTATCTTATACCAAGGCGCGCTGAACGCCGGGCGGGGGCTTGAGCCACTGCTGGAGGCCATGCCGCAGGTGCGCGGCCGGCTGGTTATCTGCGGCGAAGGCGACCTGTCACAGGAGCTGCGGGAGCAGGCTGCCCGGCTGGGGTTGCTGCAAAGCGGGCAGGTTGAGTTCCGGGGCTACGTGCTGCCAGCGGAGCTGCGGGAACTGACGCGCCACGCTACCGTAGGGCTCAACCTGCTCGAAAACCTGGGCTTGAGCTACTATTACTCCCTGGCTAATAAGTTTTTCGATTACCTCCACGCCGGCGTGCCCCAGGTAGTCATCGACTTTCCTGAGTACCGGGCCCTCAACGACCAGTACGATGTAGCCGACCTTGTGCCGGATGTGCAGCCCGCTACCCTGGCGTCGGCCCTCAACCGTTTGCTGCCCGGTGGCGACTCGGCCCGCTACCACCAGCTGGCCGAAAACTGCCGCCAGGCGCGTCCCTTACTGAGCTGGCAGCACGAAGAGCAACAGCTGCTTCGGCTGTACGCCGCTCTGCTGCCGTCGTTTATTCCATCTGTTTCATGAACCTGCTTTCCGAACTTGCCGCCGTTACTGGCCCTACGCTGCTGGTCATTACCGGCCCCACCGCCGTGGGAAAAACCGACCTGTGCGTGCATCTGGCCCAACAGTTGGGTACCGAAATCGTGTCGGCCGACTCGCGGCAGTTTTTCCGGGAGCTGAGTATCGGCACGGCCAAGCCTACGGCGGCGGAAATGCAGGGTGTACAGCACCATTTCATCAACTCCCACAGCATTACGGAGGACTACAACGCCGGCCGCTTCGAGCAGGACGCTCTGGCCGTACTGGCCGACCTGTTTCAGCGCCATCGAGTGGTTATCCTCACGGGCGGCTCCGGGCTGTACCTGCAGGCCGTGACGGAAGGGTTTGACGCGTTGCCTGCGGTGGAGCCGGCCGTGCGCGAGCAAATCAAGGCCGAACTGGAAGCGCACGGACTGGAGCCGCTGGTGGAAGAGTTGGCTCGTCTCGACCCCGTGACCAACGCCCGCATCGACCGGCAAAACCCCCAGCGGGTAGTGCGGGCTCTGGAAATCTGCCGGGGCACGGGGCAGCCGTTCAGCTCCTTCCACGCTGCCAAAGCCGCCAACCGGCCCTTTCATATCATCAAAATTGCCCTGACCCGGGAGCGGGAAGAGCTGTACCAGCGCATTGACGCGCGCATGGACCAGATGCTGGCCCAGGGCCTAGAAGCCGAAGCCCGCGCCCTCTACCCGTACCGCCACCACAATGCCCTTCAGACGGTAGGCTACCAGGAGCTGTTCGCGTACTTCGAGGGCCAGTACGATTATGCTGAGGCCGTCCGTCTGCTCAAGCGCAATTCCCGCCGCTATGCCAAGCGCCAGCTCACTTGGCTCCGCCGCGATGCGGAGTACCAGTGGCTGGCGCATAGTGCGGGAAAGTGGGTAAATGCGTAATGGACTATAGCGCCCGGCTGAGCTGGAGTTGCGCGCCGGGCAAAATGTTGCCGCGCGTATCGTTCTGCAGGGCCAGGCGGCCGCCTAGACGCCAAGTGCGGCTCTGGTCAAGCGCCACATCTAGGCCGGTAGAAACAATATAGCCCACCTGAAACCCTCGCTCGTAGCGCGCCGAGTAGCCAAATTCCCCATCCTGCACCCAAGCCGAGGAAAAGCTCGTGAGTTTGGCGTAGCTGCCTGTTACACCCGCGCCGAGGCTGAACTCCACCGTTTTGTTATTGCCGAACGGGAGCCAGTAAATTTCCTGCTCCAGATTAACAGCCCGATAAGA containing:
- a CDS encoding glycosyltransferase produces the protein MPPRLVFTVTTDLNYDQRMQRICGSLAQAGYEVLLIGREWPASQPLTPQPYRQQRLRCWCNKGKLFYLEYNLRLLRFLLGQRAAAWCAIDLDTALPVWLRALLAGQPFVYDAHELFTEVPEVVARPQVQRIWRAIEDFIVPRAALVYTVGPALARVFEQRHGRPVAVVRNISRLSAEALLPAPLATPEGGFILYQGALNAGRGLEPLLEAMPQVRGRLVICGEGDLSQELREQAARLGLLQSGQVEFRGYVLPAELRELTRHATVGLNLLENLGLSYYYSLANKFFDYLHAGVPQVVIDFPEYRALNDQYDVADLVPDVQPATLASALNRLLPGGDSARYHQLAENCRQARPLLSWQHEEQQLLRLYAALLPSFIPSVS
- a CDS encoding PAS domain S-box protein is translated as MSTFPSTSAAVPSHGSSLAPEVYRALFEESFDGLLLYDSTGTLVDCNHRVVHYLGTTRPMLLGTGLMAFALVPEPASPTQLTSELHLREQLMDCGRTGEAKSMRWSGHRSDGLGLEAWATINRLSTGQNPLILLTLRDIVQYVHPTPASSPPLPPEVSANLSNFSRGQFRDVLSRAGMCYLLLDRDARIQDVNEYFSEVTGRPAATLIGRDYFTLFAPQAEQEPRRFAFHRAIEQEQLQDFFERSLLTVSGQGRTFFWHSEFERDATDQINGILFVGRDITDKQVAVRALTDNRNRLQDFLDNAHDLIQNLSVDNRFLFVNKAWKEKLGYEDADLPHLTLSDVVHPYYKAKLLYQLRNLYKGEKVNKLETVFLTKSGKPVHLIGSISCSWQDNEPVSTRAILHDITDRIKAERLQKVYYSIANLAISSKDLHSLYGAIHRELSKIIETNNFYIALCDEARTQLQFAYFVDQNSQGDQSIMARPFSSGVSEYIIRTGRPQYLLREELQELISNGTITAYGLMPEVMLCSPLSIGERIIGVIAVQDYQKADAYAPTDIEILHFISNQVALAIERKRNEVQIQKQNARLNAIFESGSHLMWSVDTHSRLSSFNRNYAAYFLRRNGVYPALNINLWQADVALMEQDAREAFIHNYRKAFQGHPQRFEVRLRDARGLDTWREIYLNPIYLDDGSFEEISGIAHDITDQKRSQLELVAQEEKFRAIFESFQDVYYRTDGRGIITLLSPSVLDMLGYTPEEAIGHYIGDYYLYPLERATLLEEVRRNGEARNFEIAMRHKEGHSVSVLVNARQVPGDGEGGTEGIARDITGLKQMQSDLRRAKEAAEQALEAKTLFLANMSHELRTPMNGIIGMIDLLHQTVSSEEQEEYVDTLRKSSDALMAILNDILDLSKIQAGKLQLSESGIDLHYTLDKIHSLFANRANQKHLTFTYHIASHTPRFIITDETRLLQILSNLTSNAIKFTAQGTVSIVVSSTVTDGEEHLLRFAVQDSGIGISEDNEKLLFTNFTQLDTTPTKAFGGTGLGLAISKQLAELLGGEIGVYSNVGEGSTFWFTMQCRVALNEAEIVQERLTARERPQEVVRFESMPRILLVDDNPINQKVATRLLDKLGCDIVIASDGFEAISRATAPTARYDLIFMDIQMPEMDGVTAMKEIRQRLGAACPPIVAMTAYSMKEDAERFVQQGMDDYVSKPVKSQDLYTILRRWMAGPPLADSLKSTAATPATTEPVLAPAPADCIDLDVVEQLRQLGGGEFAAQLYADFEQEAGEVLAEASALVAAGQYEQILPHLHQLKGTGFTLGIRNVAESAKDLEHELKNGRTETAPESFQQLLGFFAQFKAAYPVLTQAP
- the miaA gene encoding tRNA (adenosine(37)-N6)-dimethylallyltransferase MiaA, with the protein product MNLLSELAAVTGPTLLVITGPTAVGKTDLCVHLAQQLGTEIVSADSRQFFRELSIGTAKPTAAEMQGVQHHFINSHSITEDYNAGRFEQDALAVLADLFQRHRVVILTGGSGLYLQAVTEGFDALPAVEPAVREQIKAELEAHGLEPLVEELARLDPVTNARIDRQNPQRVVRALEICRGTGQPFSSFHAAKAANRPFHIIKIALTREREELYQRIDARMDQMLAQGLEAEARALYPYRHHNALQTVGYQELFAYFEGQYDYAEAVRLLKRNSRRYAKRQLTWLRRDAEYQWLAHSAGKWVNA
- a CDS encoding response regulator gives rise to the protein MADSKTILIAEDSSVILNLTKKILELQKYRIVSAKNGGEVIKQIESQPIDCVLMDINIPVKDGMECTREIRRNADPRIAKIPVIAITGNANNYSMEQFREAGVTDYLPKPLDFDALVRVVKQYVG